A window of the Falco rusticolus isolate bFalRus1 chromosome 1, bFalRus1.pri, whole genome shotgun sequence genome harbors these coding sequences:
- the TLX2 gene encoding T-cell leukemia homeobox protein 2, with amino-acid sequence MEAAALAREGGGQGPPPHEPISFGIDQILGGPHEPAGGGAGPARAAGEPDYGGLYGGGYGPACSLGSYNLNMSMNVSVNVTPAPAAPPAGVIRVPAHRPAPAAPPAAPPAAPPPVPGLSGLTFPWMETTRRIAKDRLSAALSPFAATRRIGHPYQNRTPPKRKKPRTSFSRVQICELEKRFHRQKYLASAERATLAKALKMTDAQVKTWFQNRRTKWRRQTAEEREAERQQANRLMLHLQQEAFQKSLSQPLPQDPLCMHNSSLYALQNLQPWAEDNKVTSVSGVASVV; translated from the exons ATggaggcggcggcgctggcGCGGGAGGGCGGCGGCCAGGGCCCCCCGCCCCACGAGCCCATCAGCTTCGGCATCGACCAGATCCTCGGCGGCCCCCACGagcccgcgggcggcggcgcggggccggcccgggcggcgggggagccCGACTACGGGGGACTCTACGGCGGCGGCTACGGCCCCGCCTGCTCGCTCGGCTCCTACAACCTCAACATGAGCATGAACGTGAGCGTCAACGTGacccccgcgcccgccgcgccgcccgccggggTCATCCGCGTCCCGGCGCACCGgcccgcgcccgccgcgccgcccgccgcgccgcccgccgcgccgccgccggtGCCCGGGCTCTCGGGGCTCACCTTCCCTTGGATGGAGACGACGCGCCGCATCGCCAAGGACCGGCTCTCAG ctgcgCTGTCGCCCTTTGCGGCGACTCGGCGGATTGGGCACCCCTACCAGAACCGCACGCCGCCCAAGCGGAAGAAGCCACGCACCTCCTTCAGCCGGGTGCAGATCTGCGAGCTGGAGAAGCGCTTCCACCGCCAGAAGTACCTGGCCTCAGCCGAGCGCGCCACTCTGGCCAAAGCCCTCAAGATGACGGACGCCCAGGTCAAGACTTGGTTCCAGAACCGTCGCACCAAGTGGAG gaggcagaCGGCGGAGGAGCGCGAGGCAGAGCGCCAGCAGGCCAACCGCCTGATGCTGCACCTGCAGCAAGAGGCCTTCCAGAAGAGCCTGAGCCAGCCGCTGCCCCAGGACCCGCTCTGCATGCACAACTCCTCCCTCTACGCCCTGCAGAatctgcagccctgggctgagGACAACAAGGTGACGTCCGTCTcaggggtggcctctgtggTGTGA